The Rhodopseudomonas palustris genome window below encodes:
- a CDS encoding DUF3124 domain-containing protein: MCPKDISPNLRLIDRVWAGRRVAVAFVTILLWADPGLGQVAGPGIEQTFAASLTAVPPEPWNASGSIYVPAYSSVSMSRGKVRADFSVTLSIHNASESRPLVIRRVAYFDGSGKMVESYLKTPVALKPFATIEAFVPNIDVRAGTGANFVVDWAAVGEIAEPVTEALMLGSFASGHYAFISQGRPIRVIGKD, translated from the coding sequence ATGTGTCCGAAAGACATAAGTCCGAACCTCCGGCTGATCGACCGGGTTTGGGCCGGGCGACGGGTCGCGGTGGCCTTTGTCACGATTCTGCTGTGGGCCGATCCTGGACTGGGGCAGGTGGCCGGGCCGGGCATCGAACAGACCTTTGCGGCGTCGCTGACGGCAGTGCCGCCGGAGCCCTGGAATGCCAGCGGATCGATCTATGTGCCGGCCTATTCGAGCGTGTCGATGAGCCGGGGCAAGGTGCGCGCCGATTTCTCGGTCACGCTCAGCATCCACAACGCGTCCGAGAGCAGGCCGCTGGTGATCCGCCGGGTCGCCTATTTCGACGGCTCGGGCAAGATGGTGGAGAGTTATCTCAAGACGCCGGTGGCGCTGAAGCCGTTCGCCACGATCGAGGCGTTCGTTCCCAATATCGATGTCCGCGCCGGCACCGGGGCCAATTTCGTCGTCGACTGGGCGGCGGTCGGCGAGATCGCCGAGCCGGTGACCGAAGCGCTGATGCTCGGGAGCTTTGCCAGCGGGCACTATGCTTTCATTTCCCAGGGACGGCCGATCCGGGTCATCGGCAAAGATTGA
- a CDS encoding adenylate/guanylate cyclase domain-containing protein: MSVQKDQNDNENLRSRALLTGCLIALLLAALPVAVWLDLTSLSDAALRRQASDLNSVIKSVRHYYSANVVGRILAHPGQVQVIHDYENVPGAIPIPATLSLELGKVIGEQQSNITYRFVSDYPFKNRAPHQLDAFEQDALEALRNDASNNIVSGKADLFNDSVRLVSPVVMAPACVACHNVHPESPKRDWKVGDVRGIQEVSITQPIAANLFSFKFLLAYLVLAAVSGVSFVAMQRRQALKIVAMNKELETNNDFLATLSMKISRYIPPQIYKSIFSGQKDVVIHTERKKLTIFFSDIQNFTATTERLQPELITQLLNEYFTEMSEIAHRHGGTIDKFIGDAMLIFFGDPESKGDRADAQACLRMAWAMQRRLAELNAKWRAAGIEQPFRARIGINSGYCNVGNFGSADRMDYTIIGAEANLAARLQAIAEPGGIVISYETYALVSDIIAAHTLPSITMKGISREVVPYAVDHLRDGSEASNVVIEKMPGLEFYLDAAAVTPADSDKVRAVLLQALSSLERREEKAAE, from the coding sequence ATGAGCGTGCAAAAGGACCAGAACGACAACGAGAATTTGCGGTCGCGCGCCTTGCTGACCGGCTGCCTGATTGCGCTCTTGCTGGCGGCGCTGCCGGTTGCGGTGTGGCTCGATCTCACCAGCCTGTCCGATGCGGCACTGCGGCGGCAGGCGTCCGATCTCAATTCGGTGATCAAGAGCGTCCGGCACTATTATTCGGCCAATGTCGTCGGCCGCATTCTGGCGCATCCCGGCCAGGTTCAGGTCATCCACGATTATGAGAATGTGCCGGGTGCGATCCCGATTCCGGCGACGCTGTCGCTCGAACTCGGCAAGGTGATCGGCGAGCAGCAGAGCAACATCACCTATCGGTTCGTCTCCGACTACCCCTTCAAGAACCGTGCGCCGCATCAGCTCGATGCCTTCGAACAGGATGCGCTCGAAGCGCTGCGCAACGACGCCAGCAACAACATCGTCTCCGGCAAGGCCGACCTGTTCAACGACAGCGTCCGGCTGGTGTCGCCGGTGGTGATGGCGCCGGCCTGCGTCGCCTGCCACAACGTGCATCCCGAGAGTCCGAAGCGCGACTGGAAGGTCGGCGACGTCCGCGGCATTCAGGAAGTCTCGATCACCCAGCCGATCGCCGCCAACCTGTTCTCGTTCAAGTTCCTGCTGGCCTATCTGGTGCTCGCCGCGGTTTCGGGCGTGTCGTTCGTCGCGATGCAGCGCCGGCAGGCGCTGAAGATCGTGGCGATGAACAAGGAGCTGGAGACCAACAACGACTTCCTCGCCACGCTGTCGATGAAGATCTCGCGCTACATCCCGCCGCAGATCTACAAGAGCATCTTCTCCGGCCAGAAGGACGTCGTGATCCACACCGAGCGCAAGAAGCTGACGATCTTCTTCTCGGACATCCAGAACTTCACGGCGACCACCGAGCGGCTGCAGCCCGAGCTGATCACGCAATTGCTCAACGAGTACTTCACCGAGATGTCGGAGATCGCGCATCGCCACGGCGGCACGATCGACAAGTTCATCGGCGACGCGATGCTGATCTTCTTCGGCGATCCGGAGAGCAAAGGCGACCGCGCCGACGCGCAGGCCTGTCTGCGGATGGCCTGGGCGATGCAGCGGCGCCTGGCCGAGCTCAACGCCAAATGGCGCGCCGCCGGAATCGAGCAGCCGTTCCGGGCGCGGATCGGGATCAATTCCGGCTATTGCAATGTCGGCAATTTCGGCAGCGCGGACCGGATGGACTACACCATCATCGGCGCGGAAGCGAACCTCGCCGCGCGGTTGCAGGCGATCGCCGAACCGGGCGGCATCGTCATCAGCTACGAGACCTACGCGCTGGTCAGCGACATCATCGCCGCACATACGCTGCCGTCGATTACCATGAAGGGCATCAGCCGCGAGGTCGTGCCCTACGCGGTCGACCATCTGCGCGACGGCAGCGAGGCGTCGAACGTGGTGATCGAGAAGATGCCGGGCCTGGAGTTCTATCTCGACGCCGCGGCGGTGACGCCCGCCGACAGCGACAAGGTCCGCGCGGTGCTGCTGCAGGCGCTGTCGTCGCTGGAGCGGCGGGAGGAGAAGGCGGCGGAGTAG
- a CDS encoding glycerate kinase type-2 family protein yields MSDKRALLRAIFDAAVAAAHPDSILAAHLPSLPRGRIICLAAGKGAAAMAAAAERHYLDTLGLAPSRLTGIATTRHGHRVPTRAIDVIEAGHPMPDAEGLRGAEASLKRAATATADDLLLVLLSGGGSANWILPAEGVTLAQKQRTTRALLRSGAPIGEVNTVRKHLSRIKGGRLAGAGSNAAEIVTLAISDVPRDEPSAIASGPTVPDPTTLADARALVARYQLDIDDAVRTALDDPHNESCKPGDTAFTRARFAIIARPRQSLDAAIKVARDAGYAIADLGADLEGEARDVAAAHARLAREARAAGKRLAILSGGELTVTVRGNGRGGPNQEYALALAQHLRDLPDIAALAADTDGADGGAGNADDPAGALIDATTFAKIAPLQLDPAAALANNDATTFFEKTGDLLVTGPTLTNVNDIRVILV; encoded by the coding sequence ATGAGCGACAAACGCGCACTCCTCCGCGCCATCTTCGACGCCGCCGTCGCGGCCGCGCATCCGGACAGCATTCTCGCCGCGCATCTGCCGTCGCTGCCGCGCGGCCGGATCATCTGCCTCGCCGCCGGCAAGGGCGCTGCCGCGATGGCCGCCGCCGCCGAACGGCACTATCTCGACACGTTGGGCCTCGCACCCTCACGCCTGACCGGCATCGCCACCACCCGCCATGGTCATCGCGTGCCGACCCGCGCCATTGACGTGATCGAGGCCGGCCATCCGATGCCCGACGCCGAAGGCCTGCGCGGCGCCGAAGCCAGCCTGAAGCGGGCGGCGACTGCCACCGCCGACGACCTGCTGCTGGTGCTGCTGTCGGGCGGCGGCTCGGCGAACTGGATCCTGCCGGCCGAGGGCGTCACGCTCGCGCAGAAGCAGCGGACCACGCGCGCGCTGCTGCGCTCCGGCGCGCCGATCGGCGAGGTCAACACCGTCCGCAAGCATCTATCGCGGATCAAGGGTGGCCGCCTCGCTGGCGCCGGCAGCAACGCCGCCGAGATCGTGACGCTGGCGATCTCCGACGTCCCCCGCGACGAGCCGTCCGCGATTGCTTCCGGGCCGACGGTGCCCGATCCGACCACGCTGGCCGACGCCCGCGCCTTGGTCGCGCGCTATCAACTCGACATCGACGACGCCGTGCGCACGGCGCTCGACGATCCGCACAACGAAAGCTGCAAGCCTGGCGACACGGCGTTCACGCGCGCGCGCTTCGCGATCATCGCACGGCCGCGGCAGTCGCTCGACGCGGCGATCAAGGTCGCGCGGGATGCCGGCTACGCAATTGCCGATCTCGGCGCCGATCTCGAAGGCGAAGCCCGCGACGTCGCCGCCGCCCACGCTCGGCTCGCGCGCGAGGCGCGCGCGGCCGGCAAGCGGCTGGCGATCCTGTCCGGCGGCGAACTCACCGTCACCGTACGCGGCAACGGCCGCGGCGGCCCCAATCAGGAATACGCGCTGGCGCTGGCGCAGCACCTGCGCGATCTGCCGGACATCGCAGCACTCGCCGCCGATACCGACGGCGCCGACGGCGGCGCCGGCAACGCCGACGATCCGGCCGGCGCGCTGATCGACGCGACCACATTCGCGAAGATCGCCCCGCTGCAACTCGACCCCGCCGCCGCTCTGGCCAACAACGACGCCACCACATTCTTCGAAAAGACCGGCGACCTGCTCGTCACCGGCCCGACGCTGACCAACGTCAACGATATTCGGGTGATTCTGGTGTGA
- a CDS encoding cation:proton antiporter, whose translation MHELIRDITLCILFAWMLGLSAHFFRQPLILAYLIAGFAIGPFGLGLVQSQDSISVISELGLIFMLFMIGLEIDLKKVVRAGSVILVAAGGQLIGGCLLGFAFFVGIGLSFGGGQFDAVYLTVACALSSTVIIVKVLYEKRELDTLPGRLTLGVLVLQDIFAILFLAVQPSLADLQIGVLLLSIGRVGALVATALVLSRYVLPWLFHRIARTPELVLLGALAWCFLIGEIAERLHLSREMGSLVAGVSLSTFPYALDVTAKVTTLRDFFITLFFVAVGMTIPIPNGSVIMLALAIAAFTVVSRIVTTFVPLYLMRQGLRASLLPALNLAQISEFSLVVIQTGIVAGHIRTETASAASFAFVLLAVLSTFVMVRSDPITRRAIRLLKGLGLRDLDHQAEEADDGAGHGAARRIVILGFFRAASALISEIERQTPELLKQISVIDFNPMVYRTLSDRGMHVVYGDISNVDTLLHAGVGKAEMIILSVPDSLLKGANNERLVRHVRALNPTAKIVATADLLADVQALYAAGADYVTVTRISDAQELFGVIEAVECGLLDDKRTELDARLAERREVLP comes from the coding sequence ATGCACGAACTGATTCGCGACATCACGCTGTGCATCCTGTTCGCCTGGATGCTCGGACTTTCGGCGCATTTCTTCCGTCAGCCGCTGATCCTCGCCTACCTTATCGCCGGCTTCGCGATCGGTCCATTCGGCCTCGGTCTGGTGCAGTCGCAGGACTCGATCTCGGTGATTTCCGAGCTCGGCCTGATCTTCATGCTGTTCATGATCGGGCTGGAGATCGACCTGAAGAAGGTGGTGCGTGCCGGCAGTGTGATTCTGGTTGCGGCCGGTGGGCAGTTGATCGGCGGCTGTCTGCTCGGCTTCGCCTTCTTCGTCGGCATCGGCCTGTCGTTCGGCGGCGGCCAGTTCGACGCGGTGTATCTCACCGTCGCCTGCGCGCTGTCCTCCACCGTCATCATCGTCAAGGTGCTCTACGAAAAGCGCGAACTCGACACCCTGCCCGGCCGCCTCACGCTCGGCGTGCTGGTGCTGCAGGACATCTTCGCGATCCTGTTCCTCGCGGTGCAGCCCAGTCTCGCCGATCTGCAGATCGGCGTGCTGCTGCTGTCGATCGGCCGCGTCGGCGCCCTGGTCGCGACCGCCCTGGTGCTCAGCCGCTACGTGCTGCCATGGCTGTTCCACCGCATCGCGCGCACGCCGGAGCTGGTGCTGCTCGGCGCCCTGGCGTGGTGCTTCCTGATCGGCGAGATCGCCGAGCGGCTGCATCTGTCGCGCGAGATGGGTTCGCTGGTCGCCGGCGTGTCGCTGTCGACCTTCCCCTATGCGCTCGACGTCACCGCCAAGGTGACGACGCTGCGGGACTTCTTCATCACGCTGTTCTTCGTCGCCGTCGGCATGACGATCCCGATCCCGAACGGCTCGGTGATCATGCTGGCGCTGGCGATCGCCGCCTTCACCGTGGTCAGCCGTATCGTCACCACCTTCGTGCCGCTGTATCTGATGCGGCAGGGCCTGCGGGCCAGCCTGCTGCCGGCGCTGAATCTGGCGCAGATCAGCGAGTTCTCGCTGGTTGTGATCCAGACCGGCATCGTCGCCGGCCATATCCGCACCGAAACCGCGAGCGCCGCGTCGTTCGCCTTCGTGCTGCTCGCGGTGCTGTCGACCTTCGTGATGGTGCGCAGCGATCCGATCACACGCCGCGCCATTCGTTTGCTCAAAGGCCTCGGCCTGCGCGATCTCGACCATCAGGCCGAAGAGGCCGATGACGGTGCCGGCCACGGCGCGGCGCGGCGCATCGTGATCCTCGGCTTCTTCCGCGCCGCCAGCGCGCTGATCAGCGAGATCGAGCGGCAGACCCCGGAGCTGCTGAAGCAGATCAGCGTGATCGACTTCAACCCGATGGTGTATCGCACCCTCTCCGATCGCGGCATGCACGTGGTCTACGGCGATATCAGCAATGTCGACACGCTGCTGCATGCCGGCGTCGGCAAGGCCGAGATGATCATCCTCAGCGTGCCGGACTCGCTGCTGAAAGGCGCCAACAACGAGCGCCTGGTGCGCCACGTGCGCGCGCTCAATCCGACGGCGAAGATCGTCGCCACTGCGGATCTGCTGGCTGATGTTCAGGCACTGTACGCGGCCGGCGCCGACTACGTCACGGTGACGCGGATCAGCGACGCCCAGGAGCTGTTCGGCGTGATCGAGGCGGTCGAATGCGGCCTGCTGGATGACAAGCGCACCGAACTCGACGCCCGGCTCGCCGAGCGTCGCGAGGTGCTGCCGTAA